In the genome of Nonlabens sp. MB-3u-79, one region contains:
- a CDS encoding 5-oxoprolinase subunit B family protein — protein MLKHQITYHVYSEKALLISWEEQTTDMISRRTTAERQIKKLFKEAVHINHGAYSILVVAELEMDHNEVIDLIDKRLQSKKSLEPAASLWKLPILYDIEKSLTEALKPTCDFKEIISIHSSSIYVVDFIGFLPGFPYLKGLDSRLQLPRKTTPSLKVAAGSVAVSNEYCGIYPTSSPGGWHVLGNCPLPIFDVHRAPPSLLQSGDQVQFYAVSQEEHDQLIAQRETGILELENFKSHV, from the coding sequence TTGCTTAAACATCAAATTACATATCATGTTTACAGTGAAAAGGCACTGTTGATTTCATGGGAGGAACAAACGACTGACATGATTTCTAGGAGAACCACTGCCGAACGCCAGATTAAAAAACTCTTTAAAGAAGCAGTACATATCAATCACGGTGCCTATTCTATTTTAGTTGTAGCTGAGCTGGAGATGGATCACAATGAGGTGATCGATCTAATTGATAAACGCTTACAAAGTAAAAAGAGTTTAGAACCAGCCGCCAGCTTATGGAAGTTGCCTATCCTCTACGATATAGAAAAAAGTCTGACCGAAGCTTTAAAACCTACTTGCGATTTTAAGGAGATCATTAGCATTCATAGTTCTTCTATTTATGTGGTAGACTTTATAGGGTTTTTACCAGGTTTTCCCTATTTAAAGGGACTGGACAGTCGTTTGCAACTGCCTAGAAAAACAACACCATCTTTAAAAGTTGCCGCAGGATCTGTTGCTGTTTCTAATGAGTATTGTGGAATCTACCCGACTTCAAGTCCAGGAGGCTGGCACGTGTTAGGAAACTGCCCGCTGCCTATTTTTGATGTTCATAGAGCTCCACCTAGCTTGCTTCAGTCTGGAGATCAGGTACAATTTTATGCAGTTTCTCAGGAAGAACACGATCAACTTATTGCACAGCGAGAGACAGGCATATTAGAACTAGAAAATTTTAAAAGCCATGTCTAG
- a CDS encoding LamB/YcsF family protein, with protein sequence MKSIDINCDLGEGMATDKHIMSFISSCNIACGGHYGDEKSVRTALQLALSHGVKAGAHPSFEDKENFGRVFMDVSRSRFRESVTQQMHLFTQTAQQVGVELHHIKMHGALYHATAYREDFSDWLVEWMKDFYSETVLYVPPGSLLEKKCVKNKIPYMREAFADRYYDTQGKLVARSMPNALITDYKVAAQQIAVLVKEQKVTSIEGVSNRLEADTICLHGDNLGLTTSLEYLVKELKTKGIIIA encoded by the coding sequence ATGAAAAGCATCGATATCAATTGTGATCTAGGAGAAGGAATGGCGACTGACAAACACATCATGTCATTTATCAGCTCTTGCAATATTGCTTGTGGCGGTCATTATGGCGATGAAAAATCCGTGAGAACTGCCTTGCAACTGGCTTTGAGTCATGGTGTAAAAGCAGGTGCGCACCCGTCTTTTGAAGATAAAGAGAATTTTGGACGTGTATTCATGGATGTTTCTAGGTCTCGCTTTCGCGAAAGCGTCACCCAACAAATGCATCTCTTTACCCAAACAGCACAGCAGGTAGGAGTGGAGTTGCACCACATAAAAATGCATGGAGCTCTGTATCATGCCACCGCTTATCGAGAAGACTTTTCTGACTGGTTAGTAGAATGGATGAAGGACTTTTACAGCGAGACCGTTCTTTATGTGCCGCCTGGGTCGTTATTAGAAAAAAAATGTGTGAAAAATAAAATTCCTTATATGCGAGAAGCATTTGCAGATCGTTATTACGATACACAAGGAAAGCTAGTAGCCAGATCTATGCCTAACGCATTGATTACCGATTATAAAGTAGCAGCACAACAAATAGCTGTACTGGTCAAGGAGCAAAAAGTAACCTCTATAGAAGGTGTTTCCAATAGACTGGAAGCAGATACTATTTGTCTTCACGGAGATAATTTAGGATTGACAACAAGTTTAGAATACCTTGTAAAGGAACTTAAAACAAAAGGAATTATCATTGCTTAA
- a CDS encoding Nramp family divalent metal transporter codes for MFRNLFKNIGPATLIAAAFVGPGTVTVCTLAGANYGYSLLWALLLSIFATIILQEMAARLGLITGKGLPEILRSAISNKIIRVTLIVLVLAAIAVGNTAYEAGNLSGGVLGLQTIFGAQWYFPLLLGAIAFGLLFYGNYKVLEKVLISMVVIMGASFIATAIAIGPDFKEVLQGLFKPQINSDNILTIVGLIGTTVVPYNLFLHASLVSEKWNLPSDLSAVRKDTVISVVLGGLVSMAIIIAATALQGTEVAGGAALASALEPVYGSWATYVFSLGILAAGITSAITAPLAAAYVVKGCLGWKGNMKSWSFRGVWIFILVTGVLFSSIGLKPLDIITFAQIANGLLLPIIAILLLWLVNQKLLGPFQNKLWQNIMAVIVILIAVILGAKTLLKVFELI; via the coding sequence ATGTTCCGTAATTTGTTTAAAAATATAGGCCCAGCAACATTAATTGCAGCGGCATTTGTAGGTCCAGGAACGGTTACGGTATGCACACTTGCAGGAGCAAATTATGGCTACAGCCTTTTGTGGGCACTATTGCTTTCTATTTTTGCTACCATCATTTTACAAGAAATGGCGGCACGTTTAGGCTTGATCACGGGTAAAGGATTGCCAGAGATTTTAAGAAGTGCGATCTCAAACAAAATCATTAGAGTTACCCTGATTGTTTTAGTTCTTGCGGCCATCGCTGTTGGAAATACGGCTTATGAAGCTGGAAATTTAAGCGGGGGCGTTTTGGGATTGCAAACCATTTTTGGCGCGCAATGGTATTTCCCTTTGCTTTTAGGAGCGATCGCTTTTGGTTTGCTTTTTTATGGCAACTATAAAGTACTGGAAAAAGTATTGATCAGCATGGTAGTCATAATGGGGGCTTCTTTTATCGCCACGGCTATTGCGATAGGTCCAGATTTTAAAGAGGTCCTACAAGGTCTCTTTAAACCCCAAATAAATAGCGATAATATATTGACCATAGTAGGATTGATAGGTACAACGGTTGTTCCTTATAACCTATTTCTTCACGCCTCGCTGGTCAGTGAAAAATGGAATTTGCCCAGCGATTTAAGTGCGGTACGAAAAGATACTGTGATCAGTGTCGTTCTAGGCGGGTTGGTTTCTATGGCAATCATTATTGCAGCAACAGCATTACAGGGAACTGAAGTCGCTGGTGGAGCGGCGCTTGCCTCAGCACTAGAACCGGTGTATGGATCCTGGGCAACCTATGTATTTTCTTTGGGTATTCTCGCAGCAGGAATCACCAGCGCAATTACCGCACCTCTTGCTGCCGCTTATGTAGTAAAAGGCTGTTTGGGCTGGAAAGGAAACATGAAAAGCTGGTCGTTTAGAGGGGTATGGATATTTATTCTCGTTACCGGTGTTCTCTTTTCTAGTATAGGTTTGAAGCCGCTTGATATCATCACATTTGCTCAAATAGCAAACGGATTGTTACTTCCGATTATCGCTATTTTGTTGCTTTGGCTGGTGAATCAGAAGTTATTGGGTCCCTTTCAAAATAAACTCTGGCAAAATATCATGGCGGTTATAGTCATTCTTATTGCTGTAATTTTAGGTGCCAAAACACTTTTAAAAGTATTTGAACTCATATAA
- a CDS encoding DUF2891 domain-containing protein: protein MKYGYYALLLLGVISCKEIGVSDQSIDKNNSQNEVVRDEIPTPQLHLEQANRLAQLPLHCLETEYPNKMGHVTASPEDQKRPTVQHPVFYGCFDWHSAVHGYWSAITLIKNFPELDQREELLQKIQRNLTEENIQVEIAYLNTKDNTSFERTYGWAWLLKLQQELDSWDSKEGEKLTQILQPLSDVVAERYVEYLPKLNYAIRVGEHSNTAFGMAFAYDYAVHAQNEVLKTTIEAKAKDFYLNDTGCPISWEPSGYDFLSPCLEEIDIMRRILPAAPFHSWVKDFLPEIEKGLLDIEIGKVSDRTDGKLVHIDGLNLSRAWVIYGLAAQYPQYSNLTEIADAHMTNTLPHLVADDYAGGHWLGTFAIYALQNAENVP from the coding sequence ATGAAATACGGTTACTACGCGCTACTTTTATTAGGTGTCATCAGTTGTAAAGAAATCGGTGTGTCCGATCAGTCTATAGATAAGAATAATTCTCAAAATGAAGTTGTACGGGACGAGATTCCAACACCTCAACTCCATTTGGAACAAGCAAACCGTCTTGCTCAATTGCCATTACATTGTTTAGAAACAGAATACCCTAATAAAATGGGTCATGTTACTGCCAGTCCTGAAGACCAAAAAAGGCCTACTGTGCAGCATCCCGTTTTTTATGGTTGTTTTGATTGGCACAGTGCCGTTCATGGGTATTGGAGTGCCATAACTTTAATCAAGAATTTTCCAGAATTGGACCAACGAGAAGAGCTGCTTCAAAAGATCCAACGCAACCTTACCGAAGAGAACATTCAAGTAGAAATCGCTTATTTAAACACAAAAGACAACACCAGTTTTGAACGCACTTATGGCTGGGCATGGTTGCTCAAATTGCAACAAGAATTGGATTCTTGGGATAGCAAAGAAGGAGAAAAACTTACTCAAATCCTACAGCCCTTATCAGATGTGGTAGCAGAACGCTACGTGGAATACTTGCCTAAATTAAATTATGCTATACGAGTTGGCGAACATTCAAATACAGCTTTTGGGATGGCCTTTGCTTACGATTATGCAGTTCATGCTCAAAACGAGGTTTTAAAAACGACCATAGAAGCAAAGGCAAAGGATTTTTATCTTAACGACACGGGTTGTCCTATTTCTTGGGAACCTAGTGGTTATGACTTTCTCTCGCCATGTCTGGAAGAAATAGACATCATGAGAAGAATACTTCCTGCGGCTCCATTTCATTCTTGGGTAAAAGACTTTTTACCTGAAATCGAGAAGGGCCTATTAGATATTGAGATTGGTAAAGTCTCGGACCGTACCGATGGCAAACTGGTTCATATAGATGGCTTAAACCTCAGTCGTGCTTGGGTGATTTATGGACTTGCGGCTCAATACCCTCAATACAGTAATCTTACTGAAATAGCAGATGCACATATGACCAACACCTTACCACATCTGGTAGCAGATGATTATGCCGGCGGACATTGGTTAGGGACCTTTGCTATTTACGCATTGCAAAATGCCGAAAATGTTCCGTAA
- a CDS encoding alpha-amylase family glycosyl hydrolase, giving the protein MKSFFYFLSFLLLTASCKESVVEEIVFAEQPAYFDWSAANVYFLLTDRFHNGDKSNDTIINRSKETGKLRSFEGGDFAGIIQKIEEGYFTDLGVNAIWLTPIWEQIHGGVDEGTGYSYAFHGYWAKDWTAVEPSYGTLEEFKKLVDTAHKNHIRILMDVVINHTGPVTEQDPLWPEEWVRTGPSCTYQDQSTAVSCTLTNNLPDIKTESTQEVDLPQILVEKWKKEGRYDQEVKELDAFFTSSGLTRTPVNYIIKWVTDYARETGVDGFRIDTVKHVEESVWATFNEQAKLAFEEWKKNHPEQSFHEDAFFIVGELYGYEASGGRVYPFSDHQADYFDVGYDAMINFGFKNHAVADYKELFKRYDGFRKNLLNEKPDSEAYFMNYISSHDDGQPFDALRGKAMESAAKLLLTPGMTQIYYGDEIARPLVVEGAVGDANLRSVMDWEHLNQEVFSHWQKLGEFRNNHVAVGAGDHFSLEYEGVGTLAARFYHKNDHQDTVLIGAGLADGLLEIQVAKVFPKATRLRNAYTEKKLPVVNGKVTVMVENGLVLLEKM; this is encoded by the coding sequence ATGAAATCCTTTTTTTACTTCTTATCTTTTTTACTTCTAACAGCTTCTTGTAAAGAAAGTGTAGTAGAAGAAATCGTTTTTGCGGAGCAGCCGGCCTACTTTGACTGGAGCGCAGCAAACGTTTATTTTTTACTGACAGATAGGTTTCATAACGGGGACAAGTCCAACGATACCATTATCAACCGATCAAAGGAAACAGGGAAACTACGCAGTTTTGAAGGAGGTGATTTTGCTGGAATTATTCAAAAAATAGAAGAGGGTTATTTCACTGATTTAGGAGTAAACGCCATATGGTTAACACCTATCTGGGAACAGATTCACGGTGGAGTAGATGAAGGTACTGGTTATTCCTATGCATTTCACGGCTATTGGGCAAAGGATTGGACTGCTGTAGAACCTTCTTATGGAACTTTAGAAGAGTTCAAAAAACTGGTGGATACGGCACATAAGAATCATATTAGAATTCTTATGGACGTTGTGATCAATCATACGGGGCCAGTAACAGAGCAAGATCCATTGTGGCCAGAGGAATGGGTGCGCACTGGGCCAAGTTGTACGTATCAAGATCAATCTACTGCGGTAAGCTGCACACTGACTAATAACTTACCAGACATAAAAACCGAAAGTACCCAAGAAGTAGATTTGCCTCAAATTCTAGTAGAAAAATGGAAAAAGGAAGGAAGGTATGATCAAGAAGTAAAAGAACTGGATGCTTTTTTTACATCTTCGGGATTGACAAGAACTCCAGTCAACTACATCATTAAATGGGTAACCGATTATGCTAGAGAAACTGGCGTGGATGGTTTTAGAATTGATACGGTAAAACATGTGGAAGAATCGGTTTGGGCTACTTTTAATGAACAAGCAAAACTAGCCTTTGAAGAATGGAAGAAAAATCATCCGGAACAAAGCTTTCATGAGGATGCGTTTTTTATTGTAGGAGAATTGTACGGCTATGAAGCTAGTGGAGGAAGAGTGTATCCGTTTTCAGATCACCAAGCAGATTACTTTGACGTGGGTTATGATGCGATGATCAACTTTGGATTTAAAAACCATGCGGTAGCTGACTACAAAGAGCTTTTTAAAAGATATGATGGTTTTAGAAAAAATCTACTGAACGAAAAACCAGACAGTGAAGCTTATTTTATGAATTACATCAGCTCTCATGATGATGGGCAGCCCTTTGATGCTCTTCGTGGAAAAGCAATGGAATCTGCTGCCAAATTATTACTTACCCCAGGAATGACTCAAATATATTATGGTGATGAAATTGCTAGACCTCTAGTAGTAGAAGGTGCCGTAGGAGATGCCAATTTACGTTCAGTGATGGACTGGGAACATTTGAATCAAGAAGTCTTTAGCCACTGGCAAAAGCTTGGGGAATTTAGAAACAATCATGTAGCAGTAGGTGCAGGAGATCACTTTTCATTAGAATATGAAGGTGTTGGAACACTGGCTGCCCGATTCTATCATAAAAACGATCATCAAGATACCGTACTTATAGGTGCTGGATTAGCTGACGGATTGCTTGAAATTCAAGTGGCTAAGGTCTTTCCAAAAGCCACCCGATTGCGCAACGCTTATACAGAAAAGAAACTTCCTGTTGTCAACGGAAAAGTGACTGTGATGGTAGAGAATGGTTTGGTGTTGTTGGAAAAGATGTAA
- a CDS encoding sterol desaturase family protein, whose amino-acid sequence MDKYIDLFTKSFNGYASYLWREIMNPSWTNYFYWLLVVSLLVFALEIWLPWRKSQKILRKDFWLDLFYLFFNFFLFSLVGYNAISDVFVELFNDGLAAIGIENLVAIEVGSFPFWTQLLIMFVIADFIQWNIHRLLHRVPFLWEFHKVHHSVKEMGFAAQFRFHFMETIIYKALQYLPLAMIGFGIEQFIVIHMIAVFIGHLNHANLDWDYGPLKYVFNNPKMHLWHHAKKIPDGEKYGVNYGLSLSIWDYLFGTAHIPYDHAELELGFPGDENYPEAFYEQLLEPFSSDHRKDK is encoded by the coding sequence ATGGATAAATACATAGACCTATTTACAAAATCCTTTAATGGATATGCATCTTACCTGTGGAGAGAAATAATGAATCCGTCGTGGACCAATTATTTCTATTGGCTTCTGGTCGTTTCCTTATTGGTATTTGCTTTAGAAATATGGCTGCCGTGGCGTAAGAGTCAAAAGATCTTGCGCAAAGACTTCTGGTTGGATTTATTTTATCTGTTTTTCAATTTCTTCTTATTCTCCTTAGTAGGCTACAATGCGATTTCTGACGTGTTTGTAGAATTATTTAATGATGGACTTGCAGCTATAGGAATTGAGAACTTAGTAGCTATCGAGGTGGGTAGTTTTCCTTTTTGGACTCAGTTATTGATCATGTTTGTCATAGCCGATTTTATTCAATGGAATATTCACAGATTACTGCATCGGGTTCCTTTTTTATGGGAATTTCATAAAGTGCACCATAGCGTTAAAGAAATGGGCTTTGCGGCACAGTTTAGGTTCCACTTTATGGAAACTATTATTTACAAAGCCTTACAATACTTGCCTTTAGCAATGATAGGTTTTGGTATCGAGCAATTTATTGTGATCCATATGATCGCTGTATTTATAGGTCATTTAAATCACGCCAATCTCGATTGGGATTATGGACCGCTTAAATACGTCTTTAATAATCCTAAAATGCACCTGTGGCATCATGCAAAGAAAATACCTGATGGAGAAAAATATGGAGTGAATTATGGTCTTTCCTTGAGCATTTGGGATTATTTATTTGGCACTGCACATATACCTTATGACCATGCAGAGTTGGAATTAGGTTTTCCTGGAGACGAGAATTATCCTGAAGCTTTTTATGAACAACTTTTGGAGCCTTTCTCATCAGACCACAGAAAAGATAAATAG
- a CDS encoding SDR family oxidoreductase has protein sequence MKKVVLVTGGSSGIGKAISLFLQEKKYTVYGTSRNPSNYPDSTIPLLALDVQNQDSINLAVKELIQKEGQLDILINNAGVGITGPMEETPIDEVKNAMETNFYGPLRVLQAVLPQMRAQKSGRVINITSIAGYMGLPYRGIYSASKGALEIATEAYRMECAHLNIHFSNVAPGDFATNIAAGRFHAAVVPGSDYEEGYTHTLKLIDEHVDDGSDPVEVANKIYEILQLKNPGIHYKVGSFLQKFSIVLKKILPEKQYESMLKKHYGL, from the coding sequence ATGAAAAAAGTAGTTCTCGTTACCGGCGGTTCCTCTGGTATAGGTAAAGCCATTTCCTTATTTCTTCAAGAAAAAAAATATACCGTTTACGGTACCAGTAGAAATCCTTCTAACTATCCAGATAGCACCATTCCATTGCTAGCACTTGATGTTCAAAACCAAGATTCCATAAATCTTGCTGTTAAAGAACTGATTCAAAAAGAAGGACAACTCGACATTCTAATCAATAATGCCGGAGTAGGAATTACAGGTCCCATGGAAGAAACGCCCATTGATGAGGTGAAAAATGCTATGGAAACTAATTTCTACGGTCCCTTAAGAGTGTTACAAGCGGTATTGCCTCAAATGAGAGCTCAAAAAAGTGGACGCGTCATAAATATTACTAGTATTGCTGGTTATATGGGACTGCCTTATCGCGGTATTTATAGTGCGAGTAAAGGCGCCTTAGAAATAGCTACAGAAGCCTATCGCATGGAATGCGCACATCTAAACATTCATTTTAGTAATGTAGCACCAGGAGATTTTGCGACTAATATTGCTGCAGGTAGATTTCATGCAGCTGTTGTACCAGGAAGTGATTACGAGGAAGGTTATACGCATACGTTAAAGCTGATTGATGAGCATGTGGATGATGGGAGTGACCCTGTAGAAGTCGCTAACAAAATTTACGAAATACTCCAACTAAAAAATCCCGGAATTCACTATAAAGTGGGTAGCTTTTTACAAAAGTTTTCAATTGTTCTCAAGAAAATTCTTCCAGAGAAACAGTATGAAAGTATGTTAAAGAAACATTACGGTTTATAG